A single region of the Salvia splendens isolate huo1 chromosome 18, SspV2, whole genome shotgun sequence genome encodes:
- the LOC121775749 gene encoding LRR receptor-like serine/threonine-protein kinase GSO1, with product MIPLLLLLVVLNLNLGSSQSTNDFHILLEAKKSILHDPFNVLQNWSIHNPDFCAWGGVTCGGGGGGVVAIDLANCSLEGSIPAAFGGLRNLLHLNLSSNSFTGPIPTALSNLSALESLLLFSNRLSGFIPPQLGLLSNLRVLRIGDNELSGEIPPELGELRSLVSLGLASCSLTGPIPRELGRLSNLETLVLQENELEGGVPKEVGNCSGLMILTAALNRLNGTIPAEIGGLRNLQLLNLGNNSLTGEIPATIGEIPNLEYLNLLGNRLEGKIPKTLAKLMNLKTLDLSGNMLTREIPAEIGNMFQLVSLVLSGNNLTGNIPAEICSNATSLQHLMLAQNQLSGGIPAELKECGSLTQLDLSNNTLSGGIPPEIYEMTELTDVMLNNNTLSGGISPSIGNLTNLQTLALYQNNLRGDLPREIGMLSRLEILYLYDNQFSGDIPVEIGNCTSLQMLDFFGNRFTGTIPITIGRLKLLNFLHLRQNDLSGDIPPALGNCRELTILDLADNRLSGAIPATFGRLLALQQLMLYNNSLHGALPENLASLSNLTRINLSHNNLSGSIAPLCNSPHYLSFDLTSNAFDHEIPHQIGDSPALERLRLGSNRFTGEIPVTIGRLQSLSLLDLSSNLLIGEIPLQISLCKSLTHLDLDHNRLSGEVPFWIGRIPLLGELKLGANELSGSLPRGLFNCSNLLILSLSNNSINGTLPPEINQLKSLNVLDLDSNRLSGPIPPAIGQLDKLYQLHLSRNAFTGSIPVEIGQLQNLQSGLDISYNNLTGTIPSSIGSLDKLESLDLSHNALAGELPPQVGSMSSLGRLDLSFNRLNGTLDKHYARWPASAFVGNLNLCGAPLRNCGDATALSSSRLSKASVVIISAMAATAAVISLLLGAALFFKRRREAYALASEADSSSSSQQRRPLFDNGAGRCDFRWMDLMEATNNLSDEFVIGCGGSGTIYRAELFTGETVAIKRIARKDDLMLDRSFAREIKTLGRIRHRHLVRLLGHCSNPRAGSNLLIYEYMENGSLWDWLYDAEKDDKKKRILDWDARLRIAVGLAQGMEYLHHDCVPKILHRDVKSSNVLLDADMEAHLGDFGLAKAISDNQDSVNTESNSMFAGSYGYIAPEYAYSMKATEKSDVYSMGIVLVELVTGRMPTDDRFGAEMDVVQWVETGMESGGGEELVDPRMKPLLPDELSAMLQVLEIAMRCTKTAPSERPTSRQACDQLVRVLNDAVVPSGKMSPDAHVYV from the exons ATGAtacctcttcttcttcttcttgtcgtGCTGAATCTCAATCTCGGATCATCTCAAAGCACAAACGATTTCCATATTCTGTTAGAAGCAAAGAAATCAATCCTACACGACCCTTTCAATGTCCTCCAAAATTGGTCCATTCACAACCCGGATTTCTGTGCATGGGGAGGCGTTACttgtggcggcggcggcggcggcgtggTGGCGATTGATCTTGCGAATTGCTCTCTTGAAGGCTCAATTCCGGCGGCGTTTGGTGGTTTGCGAAACCTGCTCCACCTTAATTTATCGTCAAACAGCTTCACCGGCCCCATTCCAACTGCTCTCTCTAACTTATCTGCTTTGGAGTCGTTGCTCCTCTTCTCCAACCGCCTCTCCGGCTTCATTCCGCCGCAGCTCGGCCTGCTTTCCAATCTCCGTGTCCTCAGAATCGGAGATAATGAGCTCAGCGGCGAAATTCCGCCGGAGCTCGGGGAGCTTCGGAGTTTGGTTTCGCTCGGATTGGCTTCGTGCAGCCTCACCGGTCCAATTCCGCGGGAGTTAGGGAGGCTTTCGAATTTGGAAACCCTAGTTTTGCAGGAGAATGAGCTGGAAGGAGGTGTACCGAAGGAGGTCGGAAATTGCTCTGGTTTGATGATTTTAACGGCGGCGCTGAATCGGTTGAACGGAACGATTCCGGCGGAGATCGGCGGTCTTCGGAATCTGCAGCTGTTGAATTTAGGTAATAATTCACTGACCGGTGAAATTCCGGCGACCATCGGAGAAATCCCCAATTTGGAGTACCTGAATCTGCTTGGGAATAGGCTTGAAGGAAAAATTCCTAAAACCCTAGCGAAGCTGATGAATCTCAAGACGTTGGATTTATCCGGCAACATGCTCACCAGAGAAATTCCGGCGGAGATTGGTAACATGTTTCAGCTTGTTTCTCTGGTTCTCTCCGGCAACAATTTGACTGGAAATATTCCGGCGGAGATATGCTCCAACGCCACCAGTTTGCAGCATTTAATGCTGGCGCAGAATCAGCTCAGCGGCGGAATCCCGGCGGAATTGAAGGAGTGTGGATCGCTGACGCAGCTTGATTTGTCGAATAATACACTCAGCGGCGGTATTCCACCGGAGATATACGAGATGACGGAGCTCACGGATGTAATGCTCAACAACAACACTCTCTCCGGCGGAATTTCTCCATCCATCGGCAATCTCACGAATCTGCAGACGCTCGCGCTTTACCAGAACAATCTCCGCGGTGATCTCCCTAGGGAAATCGGGATGCTCAGCCGCCTCGAGATTTTATATCTCTACGATAACCAGTTCTCCGGCGacattccggtggagatcggaaACTGCACCAGCCTCCAAATGCTCGATTTCTTTGGGAACAGATTCACCGGCACTATCCCGATCACAATCGGAAGGCTGAAGCTTCTCAATTTCCTCCATCTCCGTCAAAATGATCTCTCCGGCGACATTCCCCCCGCGTTGGGCAACTGCCGTGAGCTGACGATCCTCGATTTAGCAGACAACCGTCTCTCCGGCGCAATTCCCGCCACATTCGgccgcctcctcgcgctgcagcAGCTCATGCTCTACAACAATTCCCTCCACGGAGCCCTACCCGAAAATCTCGCCTCTCTTTCTAACCTAACAAGGATCAATCTCTCCCACAACAATCTCTCCGGCAGCATCGCTCCTCTCTGCAATTCGCCACATTATCTCTCCTTCGATCTCACCAGCAACGCCTTCGATCACGAAATTCCGCACCAAATTGGGGATTCACCAGCTCTCGAGAGGCTCAGGCTCGGCAGCAATCGATTCACAGGAGAAATTCCAGTAACAATCGGTCGGTTACAAAGCCTATCTCTGTTAGATCTCTCAAGCAATCTGCTAATTGGGGAAATACCACTTCAGATTTCACTATGCAAGAGCCTCACTCATCTTGATCTCGATCATAACCGTTTATCCGGCGAAGTTCCGTTCTGGATCGGCCGGATTCCGCTGCTAGGCGAGCTGAAGCTCGGCGCCAACGAGCTCTCCGGCAGCCTCCCCCGAGGCCTATTCAACTGCTCCAATCTACTAATTTTGTCACTCAGCAACAACTCCATCAATGGTACATTGCCTCCAGAAATCAACCAGCTTAAGTCCCTCAACGTGCTCGATCTCGACAGCAATCGCCTCTCCGGCCCCATCCCTCCGGCCATCGGGCAGCTCGACAAGCTATACCAGCTCCACCTCTCGCGTAACGCCTTCACAGGATCGATCCCCGTTGAAATTGGGCAGTTACAAAACTTGCAGAGTGGCCTCGACATCAGCTACAACAACCTCACCGGCACAATCCCATCGTCGATTGGATCGCTCGATAAGCTTGAATCACTCGACCTGTCTCACAACGCGCTAGCTGGAGAACTCCCTCCCCAAGTAGGCTCAATGAGCAGTTTAGGGAGATTGGATCTCTCGTTCAACCGGCTTAACGGGACGTTAGACAAGCATTACGCGCGCTGGCCGGCCTCTGCCTTCGTTGGGAACTTAAATCTCTGCGGTGCCCCTCTTCGAAACTGTGGTGATGCAACGGCATTGTCTTCGTCCCGGTTGAGTAAAGCGTCGGTAGTGATAATATCGGCAATGGCAGCCACTGCGGCCGTGATTTCGTTGCTTTTGGGGGCTGCTCTGTTTTTCAAGCGTAGGAGAGAAGCTTATGCGTTGGCTAGTGAAGCCGACTCGTCTAGCTCATCGCAGCAGAGGCGGCCGCTGTTCGATAATGGAGCCGGGAGGTGTGATTTCCGATGGATGGATCTCATGGAAGCTACAAACAATCTTAGCGATGAGTTTGTAATCGGGTGTGGGGGGTCGGGAACCATCTACCGAGCCGAGCTGTTCACGGGAGAGACGGTTGCGATCAAGAGAATCGCGAGGAAGGATGATCTGATGTTGGATAGAAGCTTTGCTAGGGAGATCAAGACTCTAGGGAGGATAAGGCACCGGCATCTGGTGAGGCTGTTGGGGCACTGCAGCAACCCGAGGGCCGGGTCAAACTTGCTTATCTACGAGTACATGGAGAACGGGAGCTTGTGGGATTGGCTGTACGATGCAGAGAAAGATGACAAGAAGAAGAGGATACTTGACTGGGACGCGAGGCTGAGGATCGCGGTGGGGTTGGCGCAGGGGATGGAGTATCTCCATCACGACTGCGTGCCAAAGATCCTCCACCGGGATGTGAAGTCGAGCAATGTGTTGCTTGATGCCGACATGGAGGCTCATTTGGGTGATTTCGGACTAGCCAAGGCTATATCCGATAATCAAGACTCGGTGAACACAGAGTCGAACTCAATGTTCGCGGGTTCCTACGGCTATATTGCCCCAG aGTATGCTTACTCGATGAAGGCGACGGAAAAGAGCGACGTATACAGCATGGGCATTGTGCTCGTGGAGCTCGTGACGGGGAGGATGCCGACGGACGACAGGTTTGGCGCGGAGATGGACGTGGTGCAGTGGGTGGAGACGGGGATGGAGAGTGGCGGGGGCGAGGAGCTCGTGGATCCGAGGATGAAACCGCTCTTGCCGGATGAGTTGAGTGCCATGCTGCAAGTGCTGGAGATAGCAATGCGATGCACGAAAACCGCGCCTTCGGAGAGGCCGACGTCGCGACAAGCGTGTGATCAATTGGTGCGTGTGTTGAATGATGCAGTTGTTCCATCTGGGAAGATGAGTCCAGATGCACATGTGTATGTATAG